Proteins co-encoded in one Pieris napi chromosome 10, ilPieNapi1.2, whole genome shotgun sequence genomic window:
- the LOC125053053 gene encoding uncharacterized protein LOC125053053 isoform X1: MRTDTDALCKCGIILKVTECLTMSVGWANLPILPLRCILEHLSANDALAATSTCQHWRSAIHLYEGHKEVTKLSVKNIEKSMFLTRMFKKYTKHLHIYIDTTVVEELVSFMNYILPLYFETINLTEVAFLGPSYILKNPNVPIPQLQRIIVETLVFKNLHSLQRLILTGCEMGTPKNENDRYVHKNVEYYSRPLTFSTKRCLDDTILTRSNVGLMMFSKLKSIVIDYEYLNSAAVNTLSRLPELSLLTLNIGHKRPLTLPRFEWPPETLNVAINVIAVPLHRFNDIIEHVFVRGLLLVSLKVMFCKTFHVPLLSHLSRLYKSTLQEFVWVDAPCMSTTPFYRVVKPEPYDVCVNHILLMCWQCVQLRRLVIHGYWLWQYDVLGIVRLRRSLEHLELSAVYGQQNHFGTADNRILRVLANDDLDILEAQYIVKINEHTQFKWAPTTYEALPPALKLNATSKDRADYYMREASI; this comes from the exons ATGCGTACGGATACTGACGCTTTATGTAAATGTGGAATAATATTGAAGGTCACGGAATGCTTAACG ATGTCTGTAGGTTGGGCTAACTTGCCTATCCTTCCACTGAGGTGTATCCTTGAACACCTGAGTGCAAACGATGCACTTGCAGCCACATCAACTTGCCAACACTGGCGCAGTGCCATACACTTATATGAAGGACACAA AGAAGTAACTAAATTAAGTGTCAAGAACATAGAGAAGAGCATGTTCCTGACTCGTATGTTTAAAAAGTACACTAAACACTTGCACATTTACATTGACACAACTGTTGTAGAAGAATTGGTGTCCTTTATGAACTATATTTTGCCATT ATACTTCGAAACAATAAATCTAACCGAAGTGGCATTTCTCGGTCCAAGTTACATTCTTAAGAATCCAAATGTGCCAATACCACAACTGCAAAG AATAATAGTGGAGACCCTCGTCTTCAAGAACCTACATAGTCTACAGAGACTTATTTTAACAGGCTGTGAGATGGGAACACCTAAAAATGAAAACGATAGATACGTA CACAAGAATGTTGAGTATTATTCGCGGCCGCTGACGTTCAGCACTAAGCGTTGCCTGGATGACACCATACTAACTAGAAGCAACGTGGGATTGATGATGTTCTCTAAGCTAaag TCCATCGTGATAGACTACGAGTACTTAAACTCAGCTGCCGTAAACACACTGAGTCGTCTACCGGAATTGTCGCTGCTCACTTTGAACATCGGACACAAGCGCCCTCTAACTTTGCCGAGATTCGAATGGCCGCCCGAGACATTGAACGTCGCTATTAACGTT ATTGCGGTACCATTGCACCGCTTCAACGATATTATAGAACATGTATTTGTTCGTGGGCTCCTCCTGGTTTCACTGAAAGTCATGTTCTGTAAAACT ttCCATGTGCCACTGTTATCGCACCTGTCTCGTTTGTATAAGTCCACGCTGCAAGAGTTTGTGTGGGTGGACGCCCCCTGCATGTCTACCACGCCATTTTACAGGGTCGTCAAGCCTGAACCG TACGATGTTTGCGTGAATCACATTCTACTGATGTGCTGGCAGTGCGTACAATTACGTAGACTCGTTATTCATG gcTACTGGCTCTGGCAATACGACGTGCTGGGTATTGTGCGCCTGCGCAGGTCGTTGGAACACCTTGAATTATCAGCTGTGTACGGGCAGCAGAACCACTTCGGTACGGCTGATAATCGCATACTAAGAGTTTTAGCAAATGACGACTTGGATATCTTGGAAGCTCAATATATTGTG aaaatcaatGAGCATACACAATTCAAATGGGCGCCAACAACATACGAGGCTTTGCCGCCAGCACTCAAGCTCAATGCTACTTCCAAAGATCGGGCTGATTACTACATGCGTGAAGCCTCCATATAA
- the LOC125053236 gene encoding uncharacterized protein LOC125053236 — translation MSTSNDLSDETDASPRLRMKPAVNKIFCCSVTAASGFIAAYALVSYAIALIYEIVWVVESQSGLPIPSALLMICYCVVIAATVVLVHGLISKNNKYLLAWLISVILVLIPECALVFYMSISHWGLQGVYGGAELACYVARLPAIVCGVVLVQSAYALREARKSEYGAGVGVSGSEFDASHYVPDTAAPAFTNEGFLADNGKSGSMPDLRRHLAARQSINMGYPIMLPQPPPAYWQHLAERQYAASLRGYPKHYPQNFGTWVGPRTDYKRRHSVVGAFDEYPTKYDYDDRMDCKSEINERVSYPYRPYYDPRYPPDYAYFQDFKREDAGYGVNLLRHDPYYRDRMYAMRNSHTSVGNESDDLTKYKDVAL, via the exons ATGTCTACTAGCAATGATTTGAGCGATGAAACTGATGCATCTCCAAGACTAAGGATGAAACCAGCTGTTAATAAGATATTCTGCTGCAGCGTCACGGCTGCTTCTGGATTTATTGCTGCTTATGCTCTG GTGTCCTATGCAATCGCCCTAATATATGAGATAGTATGGGTTGTGGAGTCTCAGAGTGGTCTGCCTATACCATCCGCTCTGCTTATGATATGTTACTGCGTGGTTATAGCGGCTACTGTCGTGCTGGTTCACGGCCTTATATCT aaaaacaacaaatacCTGCTGGCGTGGCTTATATCAGTGATCTTGGTGCTGATTCCTGAGTGTGCTCTAGTTTTCTACATGTCTATAAGCCATTgg GGTCTCCAAGGGGTGTACGGAGGTGCTGAGCTGGCATGCTATGTGGCTCGACTACCAGCCATTGTGTGTGGAGTTGTCCTAGTACAGTCTGCGTATGCACTTAGAGAAGcgag GAAAAGTGAATACGGTGCTGGAGTTGGTGTGAGCGGTAGTGAGTTCGATGCCAGTCACTACGTCCCCGATACTGCGGCACCGGCTTTCACTAATGAGGGCTTTCTGGCGGATAATG gaAAATCCGGTTCAATGCCAGATCTCCGTCGCCACTTGGCCGCTCGTCAATCCATCAATATGGGCTACCCCATCATGTTACCACAACCGCCTCCCGCCTACTGGCAACACTTAGCGGAACGGCAGTACGCAGCCTCTCTTCGAGGCTACCCGAAGCATTACCCACAAAACTTTGGCACCTGGGTTGGTCCCAGAACCGACTACAAACGTCGCCACTCAGTCGTTGGCGCGTTTGACGAATATCCGACCAAATATGACTACGACGATCGTATGGACTGTAAGAGCGAAATTAACGAACGGGTAAGCTACCCGTACAGACCCTATTATGACCCAAGATATCCCCCAGATTACGCATATTTCCAGGACTTCAAAAGGGAAGATGCGGGATATGGGGTCAATTTGTTACGACATGATCCATACTATAGAGACAGGATGTACGCTATGCGAAATAGTCACACGTCTGTGGGAAACGAATCGGATGATTTGACTAAGTATAAAGATGTTGCTTTATAA
- the LOC125053053 gene encoding uncharacterized protein LOC125053053 isoform X2, translating into MSVGWANLPILPLRCILEHLSANDALAATSTCQHWRSAIHLYEGHKEVTKLSVKNIEKSMFLTRMFKKYTKHLHIYIDTTVVEELVSFMNYILPLYFETINLTEVAFLGPSYILKNPNVPIPQLQRIIVETLVFKNLHSLQRLILTGCEMGTPKNENDRYVHKNVEYYSRPLTFSTKRCLDDTILTRSNVGLMMFSKLKSIVIDYEYLNSAAVNTLSRLPELSLLTLNIGHKRPLTLPRFEWPPETLNVAINVIAVPLHRFNDIIEHVFVRGLLLVSLKVMFCKTFHVPLLSHLSRLYKSTLQEFVWVDAPCMSTTPFYRVVKPEPYDVCVNHILLMCWQCVQLRRLVIHGYWLWQYDVLGIVRLRRSLEHLELSAVYGQQNHFGTADNRILRVLANDDLDILEAQYIVKINEHTQFKWAPTTYEALPPALKLNATSKDRADYYMREASI; encoded by the exons ATGTCTGTAGGTTGGGCTAACTTGCCTATCCTTCCACTGAGGTGTATCCTTGAACACCTGAGTGCAAACGATGCACTTGCAGCCACATCAACTTGCCAACACTGGCGCAGTGCCATACACTTATATGAAGGACACAA AGAAGTAACTAAATTAAGTGTCAAGAACATAGAGAAGAGCATGTTCCTGACTCGTATGTTTAAAAAGTACACTAAACACTTGCACATTTACATTGACACAACTGTTGTAGAAGAATTGGTGTCCTTTATGAACTATATTTTGCCATT ATACTTCGAAACAATAAATCTAACCGAAGTGGCATTTCTCGGTCCAAGTTACATTCTTAAGAATCCAAATGTGCCAATACCACAACTGCAAAG AATAATAGTGGAGACCCTCGTCTTCAAGAACCTACATAGTCTACAGAGACTTATTTTAACAGGCTGTGAGATGGGAACACCTAAAAATGAAAACGATAGATACGTA CACAAGAATGTTGAGTATTATTCGCGGCCGCTGACGTTCAGCACTAAGCGTTGCCTGGATGACACCATACTAACTAGAAGCAACGTGGGATTGATGATGTTCTCTAAGCTAaag TCCATCGTGATAGACTACGAGTACTTAAACTCAGCTGCCGTAAACACACTGAGTCGTCTACCGGAATTGTCGCTGCTCACTTTGAACATCGGACACAAGCGCCCTCTAACTTTGCCGAGATTCGAATGGCCGCCCGAGACATTGAACGTCGCTATTAACGTT ATTGCGGTACCATTGCACCGCTTCAACGATATTATAGAACATGTATTTGTTCGTGGGCTCCTCCTGGTTTCACTGAAAGTCATGTTCTGTAAAACT ttCCATGTGCCACTGTTATCGCACCTGTCTCGTTTGTATAAGTCCACGCTGCAAGAGTTTGTGTGGGTGGACGCCCCCTGCATGTCTACCACGCCATTTTACAGGGTCGTCAAGCCTGAACCG TACGATGTTTGCGTGAATCACATTCTACTGATGTGCTGGCAGTGCGTACAATTACGTAGACTCGTTATTCATG gcTACTGGCTCTGGCAATACGACGTGCTGGGTATTGTGCGCCTGCGCAGGTCGTTGGAACACCTTGAATTATCAGCTGTGTACGGGCAGCAGAACCACTTCGGTACGGCTGATAATCGCATACTAAGAGTTTTAGCAAATGACGACTTGGATATCTTGGAAGCTCAATATATTGTG aaaatcaatGAGCATACACAATTCAAATGGGCGCCAACAACATACGAGGCTTTGCCGCCAGCACTCAAGCTCAATGCTACTTCCAAAGATCGGGCTGATTACTACATGCGTGAAGCCTCCATATAA